The following coding sequences are from one Nicotiana tomentosiformis chromosome 3, ASM39032v3, whole genome shotgun sequence window:
- the LOC138907892 gene encoding probable polygalacturonase At1g80170 — MCSSNSSYTMKTLALLLILSLTNASISCARLISNANSFNVLDYGATADGITDNSKAFLNAWNHACSSSARSPELIIPPNKIFLLNPVMFSGPCNSEISGKLVAPNSPSIWSGQDASQWLAFKYVSGLYVDGLGTIDGQGKEWWDQSCRHHPNLQGCTKLAPTAMKFISCNKSSISNINFVNSSQTHILVRGCNDFKVDHVFIQSPGYSPNTDGIHIQSSQSVTITNSNISSGDDCISIGDHSSYVNISDIHCGPGHGISIGSLGKSGNFAQVENINVRNSFFSGTTNGARIKTWQVGTGYVRDIRFENLEFDSVDNPIIIDQNYCDVRGTCKEMPTGVHISNVVYENMTGTSSTDIAINLNCSNSVPCTDITLQHIQLTSATPKGKVTAYCKNAHGQQYGIEPDGPCLITS; from the exons ATGTGTTCCTCTAATTCTTCATACACCATG AAAACTTTGGCCCTCTTGCTCATTCTTAGCTTAACAAATGCTAGCATATCATGTGCAAGATTAATTAGCAACGCAAACAGTTTTAATGTCCTTGATTATGGAGCTACTGCTGATGGAATTACTGACAATTCTAAA GCTTTCCTTAATGCATGGAACCATGCATGTTCGTCATCAGCTCGATCTCCTGAACTGATTATTCCTCCTAATAAGATATTTTTACTTAATCCTGTAATGTTTAGTGGCCCCTGCAATTCTG AGATATCAGGGAAACTTGTTGCACCAAACTCACCTAGTATATGGAGTGGACAAGATGCTAGTCAATGGTTGGCTTTCAAATATGTTAGTGGTTTATATGTTGATGGCTTGGGAACCATTGATGGCCAAGGAAAAGAATGGTGGGATCAATCTTGTAGACACCATCCTAATTTG CAAGGATGCACAAAATTAGCTCCTACT GCCATGAAGTTCATTTCATGCAATAAAAGTTCCATAAGCAACATCAACTTTGTCAATAGTTCACAAACTCATATACTTGTTAGGGGTTGCAATGATTTCAAGGTCGATCATGTATTTATACAGTCTCCAGGATATTCTCCAAATACCGATGGCATTCATATTCAATCTTCTCAATCTGTGACCATTACCAATTCTAATATAAGTTCCG GGGATGATTGTATTTCGATTGGAGATCATAGCTCTTATGTTAATATATCCGATATCCATTGTGGACCAGGTCATGGTATAAG CATTGGAAGCTTAGGAAAAAGTGGTAATTTTGCTCAAGTAGAGAATATCAATGTGAGGAATTCTTTCTTCTCTGGAACAACAAATGGAGCTCGTATCAAGACATGGCAG GTTGGCACAGGATATGTACGAGATATCCGATTTGAGAATCTTGAATTCGACTCTGTGGACAACCCTATTATTATTGACCAAAACTATTGTGATGTTCGAGGAACCTGCAAGGAAATG CCAACAGGAGTACACATTAGCAATGTTGTTTATGAAAACATGACAGGAACATCAAGTACAGATATAGCAATAAACTTGAACTGTAGTAATTCAGTGCCATGCACTGATATAACACTGCAACATATACAGCtaacatcagcaactcctaaagGGAAAGTTACAGCATATTGTAAGAATGCTCATGGCCAACAGTATGGAATTGAACCTGATGGTCCTTGTTTAATTACATCGTAG